TGATGATTATCAATGTGAGCAAGGGCCATCAGTGCAAAGGGCTTGTGAAAAACAACCCCCCTTCCCCACACTGGACACTCTAAAATTGTAGCTGTTAACTTACCATCTGTCTGCGGAGTTCAGCTACTCTCGTGGACACAGGTCATTATTCTCACTGTTTCAAAGCTGAAGGATTGGCTCCGATTCTAGAACTGGCAGAATGTAGCCTATTCCCACACCTTTAGTAGGGACAGTGCTGGAAGCCAATTTCAGTGTCACTGATAGCGTAGTACAGGCTTCCCAATTCACACGGTTCCTAAGACTCGCTTTTGGATCCTAAATGAGTAGATTAACTACACGGCCCTCAGAAAAAAGCTGGGCTCATCTCTTTTGCCACGCCAACTCATCTAGCAAGCATTCAGTTCATCACTATGACCAGGCTCTTGAGGCAAACCCTCAGCtacttttttcaacttttttctgtGCCAAGAAATCTGGAGCCTACAAGCACTGATGTTACTGAAGGGGTCCAAAGCCAACAGGTGCCGCTCCTCCTTTAATTAGAATCAGTTTTAGATGTGTAAAATCCATACCTTATTGATAATGCTGCTTCATTCATATGCAGAGAAAAACTTTCTGTGGAAAGCATCCAAAGATGATTGCATCTTCTAGTGGACAGTAACTtttctcaagaaacaaaaatctaaagGATAGTATCTCAAAGTTTCCTTAAATACTTTATGAAATGGTAAATGGTTTTAGTCTATCAATCATTAACATTAATCAGATGGATCCAGTTATTGTCCTGAGCTAATGCCTATTGCACAGAgtgataaaacaaacaagaacaatgtGGACAATTAAAACATGCAGATCAAGCCAAACCCCTTTTGTAAAATTTCACTGATGCCTCTAACAAAAATTTTATGGATCAGGAAATGGGTTGTAAAGGGACTCATCTGGATTTTCTGTTTCGATGTAAAGAGCAAGGAAATAGTCAAAGGACAAATGGAAAAGCAAAGTCTGGATACCAGTATGTGGACAACCAAGCTCTGAAGAACCAACGAGCACCTAGCACTGCTGCTATTTTTAAACCACCCCTGTACGGTGTAGGAAAGGGCTGGGGAGAACTAAGCAGGCTAATCAAGTTTTTGTGGGATGTTTTTAGACCCCAAGACTTTCAAAATAGCAACTACAAAGTCTATTTAAACTAATATTCCCAAAATACATGTGCCTCATCCATTTACTAACTTCTATATGTCATTTTAATATCAACTTTAGTGTGTTGTAATATAACTCTTaggagctaaaaaagaaaaacgaagagAAAGATTGAGGTTATTTTTCTGtagttaaaaataatactttaggggcaggcctggtggcacagtggttaagttcgcatgttccgcttcagcggcccggggttcgccagttcagaccctggtgcagacctacacaccacttggcaagccatgctgtggtagcgtcccacatataaagcacaggaagatgggcacggatgttagctcagggccagtcttcttcagcaaaaagaggaggattggcggcagacattagcttagggctaatcttcctcagaaaaataaaaataaaaataatactttatatgCAGAGCTAACAAATAGTCCAATTAACTTTTCCTAAATACATAGAATTCACTTACTATATCTTTCAAACCACTTAGAAAAAGTACTATTTTAAGATGTTTATATAATGCAATGAAAATTTATAGTTACTCCATCAAACCCTTATGTTTCACTAGAATTACCAAAAACTACAGCCCTGTCTAAATCTGGATTGTGAGCATTAAACCATTGCCTGACCACAGGCAAATACCTATTCTGACATACACAGAACTGAGAAAAAGTTCTTACCGAGACCATTTTGGATAGGCCTCAGGAAAATCTCACCTAACAGTGGGCCTATCAGTAATTATATTCAATGCAATGGTGGAAATGTTGTAGTTTGGACATTTTTACTCTAAGCTTTTTTATTAAAGAAGCATTTATTAAGGACCTAGGTTTTGTGTGCGTCGTCCTAAGGAGGAAAATGTATTTCAAGAGATGAATGAGTGCATCCACTCTTTTAACAGGCCAGCCTATCCAGCCGtgcgtcacttaatgacggggacacgttctgagaaacgtgtcgttaggtgattttgtcgtccTGTGAACATCATCGAGTGTActaaaggggaacaaaatttgccaccccaaaatgtgtttaacatgaggattattttaagctgattatttttaagaaacaaaagacaaagtttTTGTTAATTCCCCCATTAccgcctaaaagaattcagattaaaaaacctgtctcagctatcaccttagcatcaCACGAACTAGGTAGTAGaaagggaggaacctagaaaagcctgttcgttgggctccctctgtgttcttctgtttctgtgtggccaaacacttgtttttccaaacatttgctccttttcacctccctgtgaattgccttccttccctttgaagtccctgactctccccactcccaacatcctcttttgtctttaactgagGGCTTCAGcgattttggcaagttacttggttttcctgggttccTCTGATgtacacgttattaaacttttgattttctcctgttaatctgtctcacgtcaatttaattcttagaccagccagaaggacataGAAGGGTAaaggaaatttcttcctctcctaaagtacttacacaaatctagatggtattaGCCTCCAaaacacctagactatatgggactaatcttacgggacccaCCATTGTACACACGGCCCGTCACTGAGCAAaacgttatgtggcacatgactgtaatacTGACTCATTTCTGAAGAGAGCAGGAGCATCAAACAGAGGAGGGGCAAGAAGCTGATGGAAACACGAGATCTCAACGGCAAAATTCTTAGAAACTAGGACCAAGagggaagaaattaaaaggaattcAGCTAAGTCTCCAAAGGACTAATATAATGCAGTCAGAAGAAGACTGCTCAGAACTCTGATGGCTCTCACGCCCATGCCTCACACGATGGGGACATCTTGAACCAGGCCTGTGTCTTAGAGAAGTCTAGTTGAATGTAAGATTGGAGCAGGGCAGTTGCACAGAGAGGGTACAGAAGGAGTATTTACAAACTAACTTCTCTGACTTTCTccctgctcagaaaaaaagatgatgatcTTTAAATTCAGGTgagtaaatttaatattatttaaggAGATACTAACCAAAAATCTATCTTTTCtcatgttaattaattttaagattaAAGGCTTAAAAAATGAGTCAAGGTTATTACATCGGCTATGATGCACTTCCATGCAAGTGTAATCAGTTGACTCTAAGAAATCGACAGCTAGCCAAAGCCTCTATAAGCAGAGAATGCCACCAAACTGCCTACATTTCTCAATTATGCCAAGGAAATTTACCTTCTTTACTGTTTACCATTTATAGTCGCAGGACCACAGGCAGCTCTGCTTTTGACTATTTTATCGttatccctttttaaaaatgcacacttTCTTACGAAGAAGCTTTGTATGCAGAAGATTTCTTACCTCAGTGCTCTCTGTATTCTGGAAAATCACACTGTTGATGTCACATGGCAGGGGAGTCTTCCAACGCCCAGTTTAAGAGATTCCCCCCAGAGAATACTCAGAATTGAAAAGGTTTGTGTGACCCAAACTACAAGTATCTGAAAGTATTTCAGCTTGTTGGGTTTACATTGAAAAGAAtaagattctttctcttttttttcctggtcagGCTTTTCAGACATTTCAAATCCTACAACCAAGCTTGAACACATTTTGCCCAAATCTAAATACATTGCACCTATTATTTGGCTTTAGAAAATCTGAAGCTATCAAGCTTCTAAATTTATGATTAGATGGTATTAAATGCCAAGCTATAAGAAATACTTccccaaaagaataaatacctagaggtttaaaagtaattaaatttaaaacatctgtttTAAAGAAAGGATAACTTGGGGAATAGTTTTATGTTATCATCTCTAACTTTAGTCCTTTACAACTGTATTATAACTTTATTTAACTTAGTAAAAGCCAAAATTGATGGTTCTTAACATGGTATGTGgagattaaaattaaagaatacaaAGTACCTAAAAAAAAAGCACTCAGCTCAATACTGGTTCCTTCAATATTACTGCCAAACTTCTGTGAAAGAAGCCTTGTAATAAAGAAAGACTAAGAGCAACATagaagatgattttaaaaaaaaagttcatttacCAATTTTAACAatctagaaaaaagaaagtctgacTATAATACTTGGTGACATAGACATCATGTTGAAGTAGAAAACACAAGGATAAAAAAAGTAATATCACTGAAAATATTGCACAACTTCAGGTGTTTCCTCCAAATTTGCTTTATGTAATTGGGTGGATATAAATTAGAACAAAAACTTAAGCAAGATACATGTAACAATTTAACAGAACCTGATAAtctaatttctttcaatttttctcaaattcatCTTTAAGTCTTTCCATCATGGGGCTCATAAGAAATTAACCAACATATGGATACTACAGTCAAATGCTGAGTCTTTGCGAAGTACTTATGCCATACTTAAATTCCTCTACAATGCAATTATGAAGAACCTTCAAGATACTTGTGTTCTGTATGTAGAAAAGTGTTAGAGTCAAATATTCAACTCAATATAAAATAATGGGAAACATTTCTGATTTGTTAGGTTGAGATTGCTTCTCCTTTTGCTAATGAATGCTTTCTAGCTGTAATGTCACTGAGCTGAACAATAAGTCGCCTTGGAATACATAAGGAAGATAAACACAGGCTAAACGGAGAAAACATTACAACCAGATCTTTACTAAACCATCTCTGCCTCCAACACTTCAAAAGCTTAGAGATTCAGGGTGTTCTTacatcaactgcaagaaaaagaaaaaggagaaattcctAATTTTTGAGATCACAACTATGAAGTCATGTGGTTATACAAATTCTGCACGTGTGCAAAACATGAGATACATTTATCTTAATTCTCCCTGCTTAGACTTGTCAGTCAGCTAGCAGGACTTTCCATTCCAAGAAACAGAGACTGAGATGTGTTTTATATAACTTCAATAACCTCAGTACTGTAAGAATGAGAGATGCAGTATCCTTTTGCTATGGTTCAAGACAACAGGGGAGGAGGTCACAGGgaagaataaatcaaaatttttaCAACTGAGAAACCTTTCTCAGTTTCATCATGGTGCCACTTTCATTTTTACATAAGCATGTGGCATAATTCAAGCTCAATAAATCAGAAATCTTAATACTTAAAATTTACCTTGACTTTTAATTATCACCATATTAACAACCAAAATAATTAGATAAAATGTATAGGAAAGGGTAATATTAAACCCCACTTTCCTAGAGTTGGTTTCTTGACAcataaactcatttttttaatagaaaagggATAGTGCATCTCAGTTTGCTTACAAGCTAGGAGATCACTTTGAATTCTGCATTTCCTAACTGCAAACAGATATAGCACTTATAACAGGTTATAAATAAACTGGTTTTCAAGCATAGAGCCAGCCCCAACGATAATACACTATTTAAAAAGACCTAAGGCAATGAATTCCATTtccaatggaaaaaaagaactgtgCAAACAAGCTTTAAACTACTTTTTTTTGTGCCAGTGTTATAAAATGTAGCTTTTAATAAAACCTTGACCCAAATGCCAGCAACTTGAGAAAAGAATTTGGGAGGGGGGAAGAAGAAAGTTATCTCATTTAGGAAAAACAACCACTATCTTTTTTCCTAATCTTCAACACACACAATTTAAACATATACAGCTGCTGTAACACTTTACACAATTCCTATGTACTGGAGCAATAACAAGATctaaatacaattatatttttaaacactgggTCAAGGCTTTACATAAAAATACCATCCTACTTTTCCCCCTAAGTTTCTAAAATATCACGTACTTTTCCCCAACATCTGCAGCCATTCAGGAATTTCTAGGAAACTTTTGTGCATGATCTTAATTCCTAATCCCTGGCTCTTTGGGCTCAGTGACAAAAGATCAAAACCACCAAAAACGATGGTTCACTTGAAGTCAGACGAAGAGACCCCGGCTCAGTTAGTCTCGTAGGACGAAAGCAGTGCTGCATCAACGGGCTCCATGCAGGAGGGGCACGTGAAGGACCTCATCAGCCAGTCGTCTATGCAGTCCAGGTGATAGATGTGCATGCACGGCAGAAATCGAATTGGGTCCCCATAAACAAAGTCCATCATACAGATCACGCACCTGTTGAGGGCGAGggagagaaatcagaaagcaTTTTTAGAGATGTTAATCTGAACAGATGAAAATGGCTTGCCTGTCATCCTTCCACCAAAGCATACAAATTGAACTTTTTCCTAATAATTGTTAATCCATCTACAATCTCTTATTTCAATCCCCTGCGAATTTGCAGAGTTTGAGAGCAACcaacaaagcagagagaaaagaactaCGTGGGAACAAGTGCACTGCTAGAACTGTGCTTGTAAAACGGCTACATAACGGAGGACACCTGAAGGAGAAGGTGGCGCTTCAGCGAGGAAAACCATCAGTTAGATCAACTTTGTTTACTTAAACTGAGTTTTTAGTATAAATCCAGGAGTaagacagttttcattttaataactaTATGTAAAAACAGGACCACTAATTTTAGCCCCCTCACTGGGCTGCTGTAGGCTAAGGGTTCTTTATTAACCCCAGTTTCAAGTTCACTGCACTTTTGTACAGGTTCAAGAAGCAACCCAATTCTGCAGTGTTTCAGAGTCAGTATTCTAGATAGGTTATGATCCCAAATACTAGCACTAAATCGTGCTATGGCTCAAAGAGCCAAACATTAACATAGTAAATCAGATTATGTCTGTGTTAGCAAGACCATTCCCCAACCTAAAAGGAGAACGGCTGTCCTCATCAGGGATTCTCAGACAATAATGGGCTCCGAGGACAAAAACTccccagaaataaaattttatattcaactCATCAAGCTTAAAATTATTCCACACGTTAAGAAATGGACAGGTTGTCCTCATATTcctaaaaattcttagcaaacaattttaatggctgcataaccCACCACAGTATTCTTATACCACAATTAACTATATCTCTATTGTTGTttttcagtaaattaaaaaaaactatggtGAATATCTTTGTGCATAAAGCTCTAGGGATTGAAGTGGGGTACACATTTTGGGATAGATCTCTAGATTTAACTGCCTCCAAGGGTTCTTGAAGGTCCTTGACAtattgctaaactgttttcccAGCTGACAAGGCCACCAGCAATGTTGTGACTAGTTTGCACTCACACGGGTGAATCATTTTTAACTGACGTCAACCGTCATCTAAACAGACAGGGGTAACATAAAATAGTCAGAATTCATACCATCATTTCTTAgctatttttatatgaaaattcttCTTAATTGCCACATTTAAACATTCACTTGCATGAACTGATTATATTAAATATCTGACTTCCAAAATGCAGAagagtatttttcaaaagcacatCTATGAAGGCAGACCTTTGAAACATGTACAGATTTATTAAAACTTACTCTCGGATCTTTTTTTCTGATCCATCTCTTCCAGGGTCATAAACTCCTTTAGGCAGATGCTGTATAAGGCCTATTCTTTGAGCTATCCTAATTTGTTCCTCTTCAGTCAGCTGAGTTGCTAGGCGAGTCTGGCTAGGCGTTGGATGATAGACTGGAACTGGAACTtgttcctaaattttaaaaaaaggagaaaaggattgtttttaaaaatctgttttctagggtaatgttttcctttaatttcttcttttttttggctggggttggggagaagggggCTCAGGAGAGAGGCAGGCTGGGCTAGTGTGCAGCAGGATGAGATTCTATTTTACCCTGCCTTAACTTGAGCACGTGACCTACTTTTAAAGGATATAAACACAAATTTCACTGAAAAACTGGTATGGAATGTTATTTGAAGTATTTCCACATGAAGATCACATAAcccatatatttattcattcctgaTACACAAATAGATAAatcaatataattaattaattaaccaaATCGACTATATTCAATATTCTATAGGCCACAGTGGCGTTTTATGGCCTCAGTATACCATTATTTACATTAGAACTGGCCATTAGAGACTCTTCTTAATTGcagactcatttttttcttttcatatagaAAACAaccttaaaattaatttattattttttgcaaagTGGAAATTAGTGcaataaattttgttaaaattcctTTTAGGCTTTTGGATACATACTTGGATATGACAACTGAGTGAGCCAAATGAGGCCACCCTTCCTCCCAAATGGAATACATAAGTTTTCAGGGATGTAAATTAATTATAGCCAAATATCTACTTATAACATttacttatataaaatatattaatttagacATATTGCTTTCTTTCAACTCACATTTATGAAATAATCTTCACACTCTTTGTACAATCTTTCAACAGATACTTGTTGAGTATCTATTACGTGCCAGGTGATGGGAAGTTgagagtaaacaaaataaagttcctaGAGTGATGGGGGATGCCAGTTTAGATAGGATGTTCAGGGAAAAACCTTTCTGATGAGACACTTTAAGAAGACACCTCAATGAAGTATGAGGAAGACAGTGTGTTTCTGACCTAATGATTTCATTGTGGCTAGAACCATTTTTGAGCCACATAATATGGTTTTCCAGAGAACATCTCTACTGAATAAACTGACTGAGACACAACACTTTGAATCCATGTATGAAGCTTTCATGGGAAATTCTACATCAAATCACAATTACTTATTTACATTACATTAGGAAATGTTATTTCCATTCATTCTGTAGGTTCACTCATGATCTCCACAATTTAAGCGCTTGTTTACAATGACAGGCAACATTTGCAATTGTGAGATTATGCTTCCAGGAATAATTGCTAAATTTGagttaagctttaaaaaaaaaattctgtgagaCGACCTCCATAATCATCCAGAACTAGCATCAACTGAGGCTGTTTTGAGCTAATGGCTTTCTgtagttcaaaataaaataactgagaaAGTACTCATAATGAGAGACTATCAAAGCTCAAGAATAAATATCcttttcaaagagaaattttagaagaaagtCTCATACATATAAATTACGgtcaaaaactgaaatatttaattcaagaagaaagaaattaccaCAATGTCTCCTAAAGATGCCGTCGTGTCCTTTTAAATTAGCCTATTCTTATAAACCCCTTATCTGACAGTAGTCACCGAGTTTCTTGTCAAAGGCAGTTCCACCTAAGActttaaatattccttttctcTGAGATTCAGAACAAATGTATAATTACAGATCTCAAAACCCAGTAAATCCTTTATCAAATAATTAAGAGTATATTCTCTGGGACAAGTAAAATGCCAGTAGTTCAAAGTTTCATGTTTTATGAATTTCCACATAAAATCATTATGGTTACTCTAAGTACTTTCATAGTTCTGTCTTAACATTTAGGAAACAATAACCAAGCATATGAATGCTTATCAGAACTATATTCTtcatccaaatatttatttactgcaTGTTACACACAAAGCGCCgaccctggtggtctagtggttaagattcagcactctcactgttGTGGtctgggttcgtttcctggtcagagaaccacaccatttgtctgttgctgtcatactgtggtggctgctgttgctgtgatgctgaaagccatgccaccagtatttcaaataccagcagggtcacccatgctggacaggtttcagcagagcttccagactaaaacagactaggaagaagaacctggtcccacccacttccaaaaatattggccataaaaaccctatga
This genomic interval from Equus quagga isolate Etosha38 chromosome 5, UCLA_HA_Equagga_1.0, whole genome shotgun sequence contains the following:
- the RNF11 gene encoding RING finger protein 11; translation: MGNCLKSPTSDDISLLHESQSDRASFGEGTEPDQEPPPPYQEQVPVPVYHPTPSQTRLATQLTEEEQIRIAQRIGLIQHLPKGVYDPGRDGSEKKIRECVICMMDFVYGDPIRFLPCMHIYHLDCIDDWLMRSFTCPSCMEPVDAALLSSYETN